From the Balearica regulorum gibbericeps isolate bBalReg1 chromosome 4, bBalReg1.pri, whole genome shotgun sequence genome, one window contains:
- the PRADC1 gene encoding protease-associated domain-containing protein 1 → MLRRSLWLCLCLCSCPARGLRIHEYLYFQVLSPGDIRYIFTATPAKDFGGVFNTRYDQIHLVPADPPEACGELNNGVFIQDQIALVERGGCSFLSKTRVIQEHGGRAVIIADNAYDNDSFYIEMIQDSTRRTADIPALFLLGRDGYMIRRSLEQHGLPWAVISIPVNVTSIPTYEMMQPPWTFW, encoded by the exons GTTTACGTATCCACGAGTATTTGTATTTCCAAGTGCTGAGCCCTGGAGACATCCGCTACATCTTCACCGCCACGCCGGCCAAGGACTTCGGTGGCGTGTTT AACACAAGGTACGACCAGATCCACCTGGTCCCGGCGGATCCCCCCGAAGCCTGCGGAGAGCTGAATAATGGCGTCTTCATCCAGGACCAGATTGCCTTAGTGGAGAGGGG GGGTTGCTCGTTCCTGTCAAAGACACGTGTCATCCAGGAGCATGGCGGACGGGCTGTGATCATTGCAGATAACGCCTATGATAACGACAGCTTCTACATCGAGATGATCCAGGACAGCACCAGGCGGACAGCCGACATCCCCGCGCTCTTCCTGCTGGGCAGGGACGG GTACATGATCAGACGCTCCCTGGAGCAGCATGGGCTCCCCTGGGCTGTCATCTCCATTCCCGTCAACGTCACCAGCATCCCCACGTACGAAATGATGCAGCCCCCCTGGACCTTCTGGTAG